From the Prunus dulcis chromosome 4, ALMONDv2, whole genome shotgun sequence genome, one window contains:
- the LOC117623945 gene encoding stigma-specific STIG1-like protein 3 yields the protein MAMKLMNIFVTLLAMIAIVAASNLDEDYNEDVEMQSTEATLPETPDEGEATTSLRGVSRFLYQKNVQQADYTCNKFPRVCRLRSSPGPDCCKKKCVNVKTDRYNCGFCGYRCKFTEICCRGKCVNASFDKRHCGGCNQKCKKGEFCVFGMCNYA from the coding sequence ATGGCCATGAAGTTGATGAACATCTTCGTTACACTCCTAGCAATGATAGCCATTGTTGCAGCCTCAAATTTGGACGAAGATTACAACGAGGACGTGGAAATGCAGAGTACTGAAGCAACATTGCCTGAAACACCAGACGAAGGAGAAGCAACTACTTCTTTAAGAGGAGTGAGCCGTTTTCTTTATCAGAAGAATGTGCAACAGGCCGATTATACTTGCAACAAGTTTCCGAGGGTTTGTCGTTTGAGGAGCAGTCCAGGGCCAGACTGCTGCAAGAAGAAATGTGTTAATGTGAAGACGGATCGATACAACTGTGGATTTTGCGGCTACAGATGCAAGTTCACTGAGATTTGCTGCAGGGGAAAGTGCGTCAATGCATCTTTTGACAAGAGGCATTGTGGTGGGTGCAATCAGAAGTGCAAGAAGGGAGAGTTCTGTGTTTTTGGGATGTGCAATTATGCATGA
- the LOC117625854 gene encoding stigma-specific STIG1-like protein 1 produces the protein MKSFMLFLMLAMLMASAITTLSAIPDEEESFFNEENNNDANDETKSQLEKSTSLRGRSRFLASRPPAMTCDRYPKVCRASGSAGPDCCKKKCVDRNTDRANCGKCGRKCKYAEICCKGKCVNPRSDKKNCGSCNNKCKKGSSCAYGMCSYA, from the coding sequence ATGAAATCCTTCATGCTTTTCCTAATGCTTGCCATGCTAATGGCTTCAGCCATCACTACTCTTTCTGCGATACCTGACGAAGAAGAATCATTCTTCAACGAGGAAAACAATAATGATGCAAATGACGAAACCAAAAGCCAGTTGGAAAAAAGTACTTCTCTGAGGGGAAGAAGCCGCTTCCTTGCCTCCCGGCCTCCTGCAATGACTTGCGACAGATACCCTAAGGTTTGTCGGGCTTCGGGCAGCGCAGGGCCAGATTGCTGCAAGAAGAAGTGTGTGGACAGGAACACAGACAGAGCAAACTGTGGCAAGTGTGGGAGGAAATGCAAGTACGCAGAGATATGCTGCAAAGGTAAGTGCGTGAATCCGAGGTCGGACAAGAAAAACTGCGGCAGCTGCAACAACAAGTGCAAGAAAGGCAGCTCATGTGCGTATGGGATGTGCAGCTATGCATGA
- the LOC117626261 gene encoding stigma-specific STIG1-like protein 1: MKGFKVFLMLAMLIASAITTLSAIPDEEESFFSEENNAMDETKNQLGKSTSLRSRFLASRPPAITCDKYPKLCQVSGSAGPDCCNKKCVDRNTDTANCGKCGRICNYAEICCEGKCVNPNSDNENCGSCNNTCKKGTSCAFGMCSYA, translated from the coding sequence ATGAAAGGCTTCAAGGTTTTTCTAATGCTTGCCATGCTAATAGCTTCAGCCATCACTACTCTCTCTGCAATACCAGACGAAGAAGAATCCTTCTTCAGCGAGGAAAACAATGCAATGGACGAAACCAAAAACCAGCTTGGAAAAAGCACTTCTCTAAGAAGCCGCTTCCTTGCCTCCCGGCCGCCTGCCATAACTTGCGACAAATACCCTAAGCTTTGTCAGGTGTCGGGCAGCGCAGGGCCGGATTGCTGCAACAAGAAATGTGTGGACAGAAACACAGACACAGCAAACTGCGGCAAGTGTGGGAGGATATGCAATTACGCAGAGATTTGCTGCGAAGGTAAGTGTGTGAATCCGAACTCGGACAATGAAAACTGCGGCAGCTGCAACAACACGTGCAAGAAAGGCACTTCATGTGCGTTTGGGATGTGCAGCTATGCATGA
- the LOC117626786 gene encoding stigma-specific STIG1-like protein 3, whose protein sequence is MKSLKFFFVLAILVALSAVHTLSATSYEFEESFFNDVVEEDNNNVTNETFDDLPVMAAQGQEKTSLRGRSRFLASHRAMAATCDKNPKVCKATHAHCCHNKCVDLKTDKLNCGKCGVKSHHAQICCKGHLVNPMSDKTHCGGCDNHCKKGGSCAFGMCSYA, encoded by the coding sequence ATGAAATCGctcaagtttttctttgtgCTAGCGATTCTGGTTGCTCTATCAGCTGTCCATACTCTCTCAGCAACATCATACGAATTCGAAGAATCATTCTTCAACGACGTCGTCGAGGAAGACAACAATAATGTTACAAATGAAACCTTTGACGACCTCCCAGTTATGGCCGCACAAGGACAAGAAAAAACTTCTCTTAGAGGAAGAAGCCGCTTTCTTGCTTCTCATCGGGCCATGGCTGCGACATGCGACAAAAACCCTAAGGTGTGTAAAGCCACGCATGCACATTGCTGCCACAACAAATGTGTTGATTTGAAGACAGACAAACTCAACTGTGGAAAGTGTGGGGTGAAAAGCCATCACGCACAGATATGTTGCAAAGGTCATCTTGTGAACCCAATGTCTGACAAGACACACTGTGGAGGCTGCGACAACCATTGCAAGAAAGGCGGTTCATGTGCGTTTGGGATGTGCAGCTATGCTTAG
- the LOC117626337 gene encoding stigma-specific STIG1-like protein 1 has protein sequence MKGFKVFLMLAMLIASAITTLSAIPDEEESFFSEENNAMDETKNQLGKSTSLRSRFLASRPPAITCDKYSKLCQVSGSAGPDCCNKKCVDRNTDTANCGKCGRKCNYAEICCEGKCVNPNSDNENCGSCNNTCKKGTSCAFGMCSYA, from the coding sequence ATGAAAGGCTTCAAGGTTTTTCTAATGCTTGCCATGCTAATAGCTTCAGCCATCACTACTCTCTCTGCAATACCAGACGAAGAAGAATCCTTCTTCAGCGAGGAAAACAATGCAATGGACGAAACCAAAAACCAGCTTGGAAAAAGCACTTCTCTAAGAAGCCGCTTCCTTGCCTCCCGGCCGCCTGCCATAACTTGCGACAAATACTCTAAGCTTTGTCAGGTGTCGGGCAGCGCAGGGCCGGATTGCTGCAACAAGAAATGTGTGGACAGAAACACAGACACAGCAAACTGCGGCAAGTGTGGGAGGAAATGCAATTACGCAGAGATTTGCTGCGAAGGTAAGTGTGTGAATCCGAACTCGGACAATGAAAACTGCGGCAGCTGCAACAACACGTGCAAGAAAGGCACTTCATGTGCGTTTGGGATGTGCAGCTATGCATGA